The proteins below are encoded in one region of Hordeum vulgare subsp. vulgare chromosome 3H, MorexV3_pseudomolecules_assembly, whole genome shotgun sequence:
- the LOC123445378 gene encoding putative glutaredoxin-C2, translating into MADKVMKLASQRAVVIFGASNCCMCHTVKTLFTELGVSWTVHELDKDPQGKDVERVLSSMVGRSPPVPVVFIGGRLIGSTDKVMTLHLGGQLVPLLRQAGALWL; encoded by the coding sequence ATGGCGGACAAAGTGATGAAGCTGGCGTCGCAGCGGGCAGTGGTGATCTTCGGGGCGAGCAACTGCTGCATGTGCCACACGGTGAAGACGCTCTTCACGGAGCTGGGCGTGAGCTGGACTGTGCACGAGTTggacaaggacccccaagggaagGATGTCGAGAGGGTGCTTTCCAGCATGGTCGGACGGAGCCCACCCGTGCCGGTGGTCTTCATCGGCGGAAGGCTCATTGGATCCACTGACAAGGTCATGACGCTGCACCTCGGCGGTCAGCTGGTGCCACTCCTCCGCCAGGCCGGCGCCCTTTGGCTCTGA